The following are encoded together in the Adhaeribacter arboris genome:
- a CDS encoding dienelactone hydrolase family protein, translating into MVPKTASTLTTENKQMQRAKLYQLLGRLPDRHRPITAKVVSREETDEIIMEKLLLDLNGLELASAYFTKPKTASGKIPVILFNHSHFGQYEVGKNEFVKGRQEMQSPPYALALARARYAGLCIDSWGFGERSNRPEVDIFKEMLWKGQVMWGMMVYDNLRALDYLETRPEVDTQRIATMGLSMGSTMAWWLAALDERIKVTVDLNCLTDFQALIEDKGLDRHGIYYYVPDLLNHFTTSGINALIAPRPHFGLAGSLDPLTPLKGLEKIDADLKKVYAAENASNAWKLKIYPVGHLETPEMRQDIMAFFKKWL; encoded by the coding sequence ATGGTCCCCAAAACTGCTTCAACTCTTACTACCGAAAACAAGCAAATGCAACGCGCAAAATTGTATCAACTCCTAGGCCGATTACCCGACCGGCACCGGCCTATTACAGCTAAAGTAGTTTCGCGGGAAGAAACGGATGAAATAATAATGGAGAAATTGCTCCTGGATTTGAATGGGTTGGAATTAGCATCCGCTTATTTTACGAAACCGAAAACCGCCTCCGGAAAAATACCGGTGATTTTGTTTAACCATTCGCATTTTGGGCAGTACGAAGTAGGGAAAAACGAGTTTGTAAAAGGCCGCCAAGAAATGCAAAGCCCACCTTACGCGCTTGCTTTAGCCAGGGCAAGGTACGCCGGCTTGTGTATCGATAGTTGGGGATTTGGGGAAAGAAGCAACCGACCAGAAGTAGATATCTTTAAAGAAATGCTCTGGAAAGGTCAGGTAATGTGGGGCATGATGGTGTACGATAACCTGCGGGCCCTTGATTATCTGGAAACCCGCCCCGAGGTGGATACCCAACGCATCGCAACTATGGGCTTGTCGATGGGCAGTACCATGGCCTGGTGGCTGGCTGCTTTAGATGAGCGCATTAAAGTTACCGTTGATTTAAATTGCTTAACCGATTTTCAAGCGTTAATAGAAGATAAGGGATTAGACCGACACGGCATCTATTACTACGTACCCGATTTGTTGAATCATTTTACTACATCCGGCATCAATGCCCTCATTGCGCCACGTCCGCATTTTGGTTTGGCAGGCAGCCTCGATCCTTTAACTCCTTTAAAAGGTTTAGAAAAAATAGATGCCGACTTAAAGAAAGTTTATGCTGCTGAGAATGCTTCCAATGCCTGGAAATTAAAAATTTACCCGGTGGGCCACCTGGAAACCCCGGAAATGCGCCAGGATATTATGGCTTTTTTTAAAAAATGGTTGTAA
- a CDS encoding CHASE domain-containing protein: MNKTIQAREALNRWVINYFQVLKGGKALFAASGKVTRQEWKNYIGALEVTKNYPGIQGIGFAQVIHPAQLSKHIQEVKNLGFPEYRVSPEGLRSLYTPIVFIEPFSGRNLRAFGFDMFSEPVRRLAMEKARDSGKPTLTSKVRLVQETQEDRQPGFLLYLPVYQQHITPATLAERRQLLTGFVYSPFRAKDFMTTIFNHNFNDLNIEVYDGIVLTPENLLYDSNIFKPNKNSHAPVPVFTRVLPLQIEDHTWTLKFTQIVEPPSSDKNLPDLILAGGGIISFLIFLAMYLVANTRRFNQLKQTITDNATAALFMMDANGYCTFMNPAAEAMVGYTLEEIQQKPLHDMIHHTRPDGSPYPLHECPIDRALPTNNNMRAHEDVFIRKDGTFFPVSCAASPIYEHGVPVSTVIEVRNITDEQESRIALEESEARFRNMADSAPVLIWMSSNEGKITYVNKQWLEFTGQTLAEALDHGWDKAVHPEDKEKVKAIYNNARNKKVSYQVDYRIRRHTGTYRWVASTATPRFDNKGQLLGYIGSISDITERKEAEKRLKENADLLHQIFLEVPAIVALIRATDQVYMLANPMFSKLHGNRPLLGRNIREANPALNRVGFAEHINKVVTTGKPFVGKELPITFENEGRTQTGYFNLVLQPLTTSRNQVAVVLLFAVEVTELVESRKKLLTTNEELQQTNAELRRINTDLDNFVYTASHDLKAPIANLEGLTTDLKYTLRDQIGDDEKLLLTLIADSILKLKRTIVDLTEITKAQKEASAPKEYLNFAEVLDDVIADLQPILDKANTKLHISLEAPDVFYARKNLRSILYNLLSNAVKYCSPGKAPNIRISTVDAGDFILLTVADNGLGIRSDQQSKLFNMFKRVHTHVEGSGIGLYIMKRIVENNGGRIELISKEGEGSTFHVYFQKEKQVIQG, encoded by the coding sequence TTGAATAAAACCATTCAAGCCAGAGAAGCTTTAAACCGGTGGGTTATTAATTATTTTCAGGTTTTAAAAGGGGGAAAAGCTTTATTTGCTGCGTCGGGCAAGGTAACCCGACAAGAATGGAAAAATTATATTGGTGCTTTAGAGGTAACTAAAAACTATCCGGGTATTCAAGGCATTGGTTTTGCCCAGGTTATTCACCCCGCGCAATTATCAAAACATATCCAGGAAGTTAAAAACTTAGGTTTTCCGGAATATAGAGTAAGTCCGGAAGGGTTACGATCACTTTACACGCCCATTGTTTTTATTGAACCTTTTTCGGGTCGTAACCTGCGGGCTTTTGGTTTTGATATGTTCAGTGAGCCTGTTCGTCGGTTAGCCATGGAAAAAGCCCGCGATTCCGGTAAGCCTACTTTAACCAGTAAAGTACGTCTGGTGCAGGAAACTCAAGAAGATAGGCAGCCGGGTTTTTTGTTGTATTTACCCGTTTACCAGCAGCATATTACCCCGGCTACGCTGGCCGAACGCCGCCAATTATTAACTGGTTTTGTTTATAGTCCTTTCCGCGCGAAGGACTTTATGACAACCATCTTTAACCACAACTTTAATGATTTAAACATTGAGGTCTACGACGGAATAGTTCTTACCCCAGAAAATCTTTTGTACGATTCTAATATTTTTAAGCCGAATAAAAATAGTCATGCCCCAGTTCCGGTTTTTACGCGGGTGCTGCCTTTGCAAATAGAAGACCACACCTGGACCCTTAAGTTTACTCAAATTGTGGAGCCTCCTTCTTCCGATAAAAATTTGCCTGATCTTATCTTGGCAGGAGGAGGTATCATTAGTTTTCTGATATTTCTGGCGATGTATTTAGTGGCAAACACTCGCCGTTTTAACCAATTAAAACAAACTATTACCGATAATGCAACTGCCGCTTTATTTATGATGGATGCCAATGGCTATTGCACCTTCATGAATCCGGCGGCCGAAGCAATGGTTGGGTATACGCTGGAAGAAATTCAGCAAAAGCCATTGCACGATATGATTCACCATACCCGACCGGATGGCAGTCCATACCCTTTGCACGAATGCCCGATTGATCGGGCTTTACCTACAAATAACAATATGCGGGCTCACGAAGATGTATTTATTCGGAAGGACGGAACATTTTTCCCGGTAAGTTGTGCTGCCAGCCCTATTTATGAACATGGTGTTCCCGTTTCAACGGTTATAGAAGTCCGGAATATTACAGACGAACAAGAATCCAGAATTGCATTAGAGGAAAGTGAAGCCCGTTTCCGGAATATGGCCGATAGTGCGCCCGTACTCATCTGGATGAGTAGCAATGAGGGAAAAATAACTTACGTAAATAAACAATGGCTGGAATTTACGGGTCAAACATTAGCAGAAGCTCTGGACCATGGCTGGGATAAAGCCGTTCATCCGGAAGATAAAGAAAAAGTTAAAGCTATTTACAATAATGCCCGAAACAAGAAAGTAAGCTACCAGGTCGATTACCGTATCCGGCGGCACACCGGTACTTACCGGTGGGTAGCCTCTACGGCTACTCCCCGCTTTGATAATAAAGGACAATTACTAGGCTACATTGGGTCGATTAGCGATATAACCGAAAGAAAAGAAGCAGAAAAACGTTTAAAAGAAAATGCGGATTTGCTGCATCAGATCTTTTTAGAAGTGCCCGCTATTGTGGCTTTAATCCGGGCGACCGATCAGGTGTATATGCTGGCTAATCCTATGTTTAGTAAGTTACACGGCAACCGCCCCTTATTAGGCCGCAACATCCGCGAGGCCAACCCCGCTCTAAATAGAGTAGGATTTGCGGAGCACATAAATAAAGTGGTAACTACCGGAAAACCATTTGTGGGAAAAGAACTGCCTATAACTTTCGAGAACGAGGGCCGCACCCAAACCGGTTATTTTAACTTGGTATTGCAACCTTTAACTACGAGCCGCAACCAGGTAGCCGTAGTTTTGCTTTTTGCGGTAGAAGTAACGGAATTAGTAGAAAGCCGCAAAAAGCTGCTCACCACGAACGAAGAATTACAGCAAACGAATGCCGAGTTGCGGCGAATCAATACTGATCTGGACAATTTTGTTTATACGGCCTCGCACGATTTAAAAGCGCCCATTGCCAACTTGGAAGGCTTAACCACCGATTTAAAATATACCCTCCGAGACCAGATTGGCGACGACGAAAAATTGCTGTTAACCTTAATTGCCGATTCCATTTTAAAACTCAAGCGCACTATAGTCGATTTAACCGAAATAACCAAAGCTCAAAAAGAAGCATCCGCCCCAAAAGAGTATCTTAATTTTGCCGAAGTTCTGGATGATGTAATAGCCGATCTTCAACCTATACTAGATAAAGCTAATACTAAATTGCATATTAGTTTGGAGGCGCCGGATGTTTTCTATGCCCGTAAAAACTTACGGAGTATTTTGTATAATTTACTATCAAACGCGGTAAAGTATTGCTCTCCCGGTAAAGCGCCCAATATACGTATTTCTACCGTAGATGCGGGCGATTTTATTCTTCTCACTGTTGCCGATAATGGTTTAGGTATACGTTCCGATCAGCAATCGAAGTTATTCAATATGTTTAAAAGAGTGCACACGCACGTAGAAGGTAGTGGTATTGGCTTGTACATTATGAAGCGGATTGTTGAAAATAACGGCGGACGAATAGAGTTAATCAGTAAAGAAGGCGAGGGCTCAACTTTCCACGTGTATTTCCAAAAAGAAAAGCAAGTTATTCAAGGCTGA
- a CDS encoding DUF7133 domain-containing protein, translating to MLKLRSVFLLVLTCFLFYCHTNKPLQVTQTTAPETNRKTEPAPVDLSSSPVISPLEAINKMRVEPGFEVKLIAAEPLVSTPVALTFDEKARPWVVEMDGYMPDTIGTGEDKPTGKIVILEDTNQDGTPDERRIFLDSLVLPRAICLIEKGILVAEPPSLYYYEIKNDRPGKKTLVDASYAEGGNVEHQPNGLYRAMDNWIYNAKSSKRYRKKGDKWLIEPTHFRGQWGISQDNYGRLYYNTNSENLLGDYFTPGLGATNKNQRRVAGYVQKIVADNKVYPSRPTPGVNRGYMNGILNESKHLVNFTAACAPLVYRGDLFGPEYATSVFVAEPSANLIKRNIINEQGLVVKGEQAYQGHEFLTSVDERFRPVNLYDAPDGSLYVVDMYRGIIQHKTYLTTYLKNEIGRRQLTQPLNCGRIYKIVPANKPAKAVTLPGNPDQLVTLLGHANGWVRDKAQQMLIDSKYTQALPALHQALKHKDNSLLVMHALWTLEGLGALQTEEVLNLLREPTWPVRMQALSVLPSVLTKNTYKSYLPELKSLISQNDTLAAPYLAFLVSYLQPIDKTAAKTLRQQLVKSFPNNEYVADALISTLPEQEEAFQKELVVLAPDTNLVIHQELRGVVANIKSARKNKDPKVLLKEFPKGAAMFTSTCQTCHGPDGNGVNGLAPPLNGSEWVTGDKEKLVSIVLFGLTGPVQVKGHLYKAPEINGDMPGIGYDKDLANEDIAQVLSYIRRSWQNNADKVSAEEVAKIRQNLKARQKAFTVQELIK from the coding sequence ATGCTTAAATTAAGATCCGTTTTTCTACTAGTTCTTACTTGTTTTTTATTTTACTGCCACACGAATAAACCCCTCCAGGTTACCCAGACAACTGCTCCGGAAACAAACCGGAAAACGGAACCTGCTCCAGTGGATTTAAGTTCGTCACCGGTAATTTCCCCGCTGGAAGCAATAAATAAAATGCGGGTAGAACCAGGTTTTGAAGTAAAATTAATCGCTGCCGAACCTTTAGTGAGTACTCCGGTAGCTTTAACATTTGATGAGAAGGCGCGCCCTTGGGTAGTAGAAATGGATGGCTACATGCCCGATACTATTGGCACCGGCGAAGATAAGCCCACTGGTAAAATCGTAATTCTGGAAGATACCAACCAAGACGGAACACCGGATGAACGCAGGATATTTCTAGATTCCCTTGTCCTCCCCCGAGCTATTTGTTTAATTGAAAAGGGCATTTTAGTAGCCGAGCCGCCTAGCTTGTATTATTACGAAATTAAAAATGATCGGCCGGGTAAAAAAACTTTGGTAGATGCTTCCTATGCCGAAGGAGGTAACGTAGAACACCAACCGAACGGCTTATACCGGGCCATGGATAATTGGATTTACAATGCCAAATCGAGTAAGCGTTACCGGAAAAAAGGCGATAAATGGCTCATAGAACCCACTCACTTCCGGGGTCAATGGGGCATCAGCCAGGATAATTACGGACGCTTATATTACAATACCAACTCCGAAAATTTATTAGGCGATTATTTTACCCCGGGTTTAGGCGCTACCAATAAAAATCAGCGCCGGGTAGCCGGATACGTGCAAAAAATTGTGGCGGATAATAAGGTATATCCTTCCCGCCCTACGCCTGGGGTTAACCGCGGCTACATGAACGGCATTTTAAATGAAAGTAAGCACCTGGTAAACTTTACCGCGGCCTGCGCCCCTTTGGTATACCGCGGTGATTTATTTGGCCCCGAGTATGCGACCAGTGTTTTTGTGGCGGAGCCTTCCGCCAACCTGATTAAGCGTAACATAATTAACGAGCAAGGCTTAGTGGTGAAAGGTGAACAAGCTTACCAAGGTCATGAATTTTTAACCAGCGTAGACGAGCGTTTCCGACCGGTAAATTTATACGACGCCCCGGATGGCTCTTTGTACGTGGTGGATATGTACCGGGGTATCATTCAACATAAAACGTACTTAACCACTTATTTAAAAAACGAAATTGGCCGCCGGCAGCTTACCCAACCTTTAAATTGCGGCCGCATTTACAAAATTGTCCCGGCAAATAAACCGGCAAAAGCGGTTACCTTACCCGGAAATCCGGACCAGCTAGTTACTTTATTAGGGCATGCGAATGGTTGGGTGCGGGACAAAGCCCAACAAATGTTAATCGACAGCAAGTACACGCAAGCCTTACCCGCTTTGCACCAGGCCCTAAAACATAAGGACAACTCCTTGTTGGTGATGCACGCCTTATGGACTTTAGAAGGATTAGGTGCGTTACAAACCGAGGAAGTTTTAAACTTACTTCGGGAGCCTACCTGGCCCGTGCGCATGCAAGCTTTGAGCGTATTACCTTCCGTGCTGACGAAAAATACTTATAAAAGCTACTTACCCGAATTAAAAAGTCTAATATCGCAGAATGATACCTTAGCCGCACCCTACCTTGCCTTCCTGGTTTCTTACCTACAGCCGATTGATAAAACTGCCGCTAAAACCTTGCGGCAGCAGTTAGTTAAAAGTTTCCCGAATAACGAGTACGTAGCGGATGCCCTCATTAGCACCCTACCGGAGCAGGAAGAAGCTTTCCAAAAAGAATTAGTAGTTCTGGCGCCGGATACCAATTTAGTTATTCACCAAGAATTGCGAGGAGTTGTTGCCAATATTAAAAGTGCCCGGAAAAATAAAGACCCGAAAGTACTGTTAAAAGAATTCCCGAAAGGTGCTGCTATGTTCACTTCTACTTGCCAGACTTGTCACGGGCCGGATGGTAACGGAGTAAACGGTTTAGCTCCTCCCTTAAATGGTTCTGAGTGGGTTACCGGCGACAAAGAAAAACTAGTTTCGATTGTATTATTTGGCTTAACTGGTCCGGTACAGGTAAAAGGGCACTTGTATAAGGCACCCGAAATTAACGGCGACATGCCGGGAATTGGTTACGATAAAGATTTAGCTAACGAAGATATTGCCCAAGTGCTTAGCTATATCCGGCGGTCGTGGCAAAACAATGCCGATAAAGTTAGCGCCGAAGAAGTCGCCAAAATCCGTCAGAACCTGAAAGCCCGCCAAAAAGCATTTACCGTGCAGGAACTGATTAAATGA
- a CDS encoding MFS transporter encodes MENSKSLKFQAAGATTSPTNPITPEPKTGNYRWVVCALLFFATTINYIDRQVIGLLKPTLENEFNWTETDYGNIVMVFASSYALGYIIFGNFIDRIGTKLGYTISIIIWSVAAMLHALVKSTLGFSIVRGLLGLGEAGNFPAAVKAVAEWFPKKERALATGIFNSGTSIGAVAAPILVPWILGAYGWQEAFLITGAIGFIWLLFWWFLYEIPSRHKKITPPEFAYIHSDNEPPAPENTGKLKWSRLLQIRQTWVFILGKVLTDPVWWFFLFWLPSYFATTFNLDLKKPSLHLAIVYTATTFGSIGGGYLSSYLIKRGWPVLKARKATLLCVAFAVLPIILAQYAPNIWVAVGIISLAAAAHQAWSANIFTIVSDIVPKKAVSSVVGVGGMAGSIASALFPLLVGSLLDSYKAAGNIGAGYNILFIICGFAYFVAWFVIHLLTARMKPVDL; translated from the coding sequence ATGGAAAATAGTAAATCTTTAAAATTTCAAGCCGCCGGAGCAACTACCTCCCCTACTAACCCCATTACGCCCGAACCAAAAACAGGAAATTACCGCTGGGTGGTTTGTGCGCTTTTATTTTTTGCCACTACCATTAACTATATCGACCGGCAGGTGATTGGTTTACTAAAACCTACCCTGGAAAATGAATTTAACTGGACGGAAACGGATTACGGGAATATTGTAATGGTTTTTGCCTCTTCTTATGCCCTTGGGTATATTATCTTTGGTAATTTTATTGATAGAATAGGTACTAAATTAGGCTATACCATCTCGATTATTATTTGGAGTGTGGCGGCTATGTTACACGCTCTTGTAAAAAGCACCTTGGGCTTTAGCATAGTTAGAGGCTTATTGGGCTTAGGGGAAGCGGGTAACTTTCCGGCGGCCGTGAAAGCCGTAGCGGAGTGGTTCCCGAAAAAAGAAAGAGCTTTGGCCACTGGTATTTTCAATTCCGGCACCAGCATTGGGGCTGTGGCAGCTCCTATTTTAGTACCCTGGATCTTAGGAGCTTATGGCTGGCAGGAAGCTTTTTTAATTACCGGCGCCATCGGGTTTATTTGGTTGCTGTTCTGGTGGTTTTTATACGAAATCCCGAGCCGGCACAAAAAAATTACCCCCCCTGAATTTGCGTATATTCACAGCGATAACGAACCACCTGCACCCGAAAATACGGGTAAATTAAAGTGGAGTCGCTTACTCCAGATTCGCCAAACCTGGGTGTTTATTTTAGGTAAAGTTTTAACCGACCCAGTGTGGTGGTTTTTCCTGTTTTGGCTTCCCTCCTATTTTGCCACCACGTTTAACCTCGATCTTAAAAAACCCAGCTTACATTTAGCCATTGTGTATACAGCCACTACCTTTGGCAGCATTGGCGGCGGTTATTTATCATCTTATTTAATTAAACGCGGCTGGCCGGTATTAAAAGCCCGGAAAGCAACTTTACTCTGCGTCGCATTTGCGGTATTGCCCATTATATTAGCCCAGTACGCCCCCAATATTTGGGTGGCGGTAGGTATTATTAGTTTAGCGGCGGCCGCTCACCAAGCTTGGAGCGCCAATATATTTACTATTGTATCCGATATTGTGCCGAAGAAAGCAGTAAGTTCGGTGGTAGGTGTGGGCGGTATGGCGGGGTCCATTGCATCTGCTTTATTTCCTTTACTGGTAGGTTCGCTGCTAGACTCCTACAAGGCGGCCGGCAACATTGGAGCGGGTTACAATATTTTATTTATAATTTGCGGGTTTGCCTATTTTGTGGCCTGGTTCGTTATTCACTTGCTCACTGCCCGCATGAAACCCGTTGATTTATAA
- a CDS encoding patatin-like phospholipase family protein produces the protein MKIGLVMSGGAVHGVAHLGALKALTELQIPLHAISGVSSGAIAGAFFAAGYTPEEIYKLATELPYWQLAKPAFNKRGLIRLDKLEKEFSKYLGNKTFEDLNLPLFICATDLRQGTTVYFSSGNLITPLLASNTVPLLSPPVEYQNHLLVDGGLLNNLPVECLLNITDFRIALHVNPMNTQAELKTFRSILERTCHLAINNNVHPRLSLCNLIIEPPALKYFSLTDLKNARFMFEAGYEHTISLADKLVALKNS, from the coding sequence ATGAAAATAGGTTTAGTAATGTCGGGTGGAGCGGTACACGGCGTGGCGCATTTGGGAGCTTTAAAAGCGCTCACCGAACTACAAATACCTTTGCACGCGATATCGGGGGTGAGCTCCGGGGCTATTGCCGGAGCTTTTTTTGCGGCGGGCTATACGCCGGAAGAAATATATAAGCTGGCCACTGAATTACCGTACTGGCAATTGGCCAAGCCCGCGTTTAATAAAAGGGGCTTAATCCGGTTAGATAAGTTAGAAAAAGAATTTAGTAAGTACTTAGGCAACAAAACCTTCGAAGATTTAAACCTGCCGCTTTTTATTTGCGCTACGGATTTACGGCAGGGTACTACGGTATATTTTTCTTCGGGCAATTTAATTACTCCTTTATTAGCTTCGAATACCGTCCCGCTGCTAAGCCCACCGGTAGAGTACCAAAACCACTTACTCGTGGATGGCGGATTACTGAATAATTTACCAGTAGAGTGTTTACTAAATATCACCGATTTCCGGATTGCCCTGCACGTAAACCCCATGAACACCCAAGCCGAACTGAAAACTTTCCGGAGCATTCTGGAGCGCACTTGCCATCTGGCCATTAACAATAATGTGCATCCTCGTTTATCTTTATGTAACTTAATTATTGAGCCGCCTGCTCTAAAATATTTTAGTTTAACAGATTTAAAAAATGCCCGGTTTATGTTTGAGGCAGGTTACGAACACACCATCTCTTTGGCAGACAAATTAGTAGCTTTAAAGAATAGTTAA
- a CDS encoding MBL fold metallo-hydrolase codes for MLFHVIDTGFFKLDGGAMFGVVPKSIWQRTNPADENNLCTWAMRCLLIEDSKQLILIDTGIGTKQDAKFFSHYYLHGERTLAASLQNLGFHSSDITDVFLTHLHFDHCGGAVQYNHNRTALELTFPNATYWTNTDHYKWATEPNAREKASFLKENILPLAESGHLQFIHPQQPSPLPQFDILYVDGHTDKMMLPVIPYKGKKLVYVADLLPSVGHLPIPYVMGYDTRPLLTLQEKEQFLNTAAAEQYILFFEHDPTNECCTVKPTEKGVRMNEAFTLAEV; via the coding sequence TTGCTTTTTCACGTTATAGATACCGGTTTTTTTAAATTAGACGGAGGCGCTATGTTCGGTGTGGTGCCCAAAAGCATCTGGCAACGAACGAATCCTGCGGATGAAAATAACCTGTGTACCTGGGCCATGCGCTGCTTGCTGATAGAAGACAGCAAGCAATTAATTTTAATTGATACCGGCATTGGTACTAAGCAAGACGCAAAATTCTTTTCGCATTATTACCTGCACGGGGAACGTACTTTAGCCGCTTCGCTTCAAAATCTAGGCTTTCATTCCTCCGATATTACCGATGTTTTTTTAACCCACTTGCATTTTGACCATTGCGGCGGGGCAGTCCAATATAATCATAACCGAACAGCGCTGGAACTTACTTTTCCGAATGCCACCTACTGGACCAACACCGATCATTACAAATGGGCTACCGAGCCCAATGCCCGCGAAAAAGCCAGTTTTTTAAAAGAGAATATCTTACCCTTAGCCGAAAGTGGCCATTTACAGTTTATTCATCCGCAGCAACCTTCGCCGTTGCCGCAGTTCGATATTTTATATGTAGATGGGCACACGGATAAAATGATGCTGCCGGTAATACCGTACAAAGGTAAAAAATTAGTTTACGTGGCGGATCTCCTTCCCTCCGTAGGGCATTTACCGATACCTTACGTAATGGGTTACGACACAAGGCCCTTACTAACTTTGCAGGAAAAAGAACAATTTTTAAATACTGCCGCGGCAGAACAATACATTTTATTTTTTGAACACGATCCTACCAATGAGTGCTGCACCGTAAAACCTACCGAAAAAGGAGTTCGTATGAACGAAGCCTTTACCTTAGCGGAAGTATAA